In Lactuca sativa cultivar Salinas chromosome 5, Lsat_Salinas_v11, whole genome shotgun sequence, the DNA window TCCCTCACACAGATGAATGAGGGTTTGATGATTCAGGTGGAGAGTCTTGAGCGTGATGCCGCTGATCGTGACAAGCTTGTGTCGTCACTACAGTCGGATATGGATGCTTCTCGTCGAGACCTAGATTGGTTGGTGCGTGTTGGTGTTGTTCGTATTGTTGATAAGTTGATTGAGCATCCCGATTTTACCAATGTCATAAGCCTCATCCGCAATGATGCATTTGTGGCTGGGGTTGAGTCCCTTCAGAAGACTTCTGCTGGTGTTGGTGGTGGGGGGTAGTTGCTGGTGCTTCTTCGGTTGGTCTTGCGATTAGTGTAAACGATGCTCTTTTGTCTTTTGCCAGTATGGATCATGCATCTCTGTTGGGTTTGGGGAGTTAGGTATTGAAGATCTTCGGGAGTTATGTTCTTTTGGTGGTTCTGAGGGTACTCCAAAAAGTGTGATGGGTCAGGAAATTGTGCCGGTAGTTGAGGTTGATGCGGGGGGGAATGGTAAGGATAGTGAGGCTGGTGGTGAAGGTGATCGCGGTGTTGGAGCAGGTATTGGTGATGGTAATGTTGGTGAGGTGGCTGTGGGTGATGGAGAGGATGTTGGGGAGGGTGCCCCGGCATCGTGTGCTACCCCACCTGCGGTGTAAAAATTTATCTGCTTAGTTGGTTTAGGTTTTGACTTGTGTAATGTTTGGAGTTTTAAAAACAATGTTTTATTTTCCTGGATGCGTATTTTGTATGCTCTAAGCATTGTCTGTTTTTTGCTCGCTTTGCTTATCGTTTTGCTTGCTTGCTTATTATACATTATTTAGGAGATACAGCTCCCTGATGCGCTAGGCATTTCGTTTTGCCCATGCTATTGTTGAGACGCTAAGTGTCGGTACTGGGCGCTCATAGCACCCAACGACCGAGTTTTGCATGTGAACATTCAATCGTTATAAATTAATACACTAAGTATCAAAGATCAGCAATTGCATTATCATTCTACATTGACCGCGGACttttaaatacactaagtattgaACTCATGTCACTAAGCATGTACATATGTACTCTAAGTACTTGGGATGTGCTACACTAAGCAACACATCGATCAGCTGGGATTGCGTCTCTTTTCCTCTTTCTTGTTTAAAAGAAATACTTCTTCAAGTTCCTAACGTTCCACGTTCTTGGAATCTGCCTTCCTTCCATTGTTTCTAACACATATGCGCCATTCCTATTTGCTTCTGTGACTCTATAAGGGCCTTCACatgttgggcccaacttgccttggGGCTGGGCTCGGCTTGCTTCATTTTTCCTCAAAACGTATTGACCAACTCTAAACGCTTTTTTCCTTTACTCTTTGATTGTAGTACCTTTCTGTTGCATGCTTGTATGCAGCTTGGCGCATTCTAGATTTTTCACGCTTTTCCTCTGGGATATCCAGGTTTATCGTTAGGTCTTGTGCGTTGCTTTCCTCATCCTTGTTGGCCACCCTCAGTGTATTCACTACCACCACCATGGGAAGCATGGCCTCTGTCCCATACGTCAGGCTGAAAGGGGTTTCCTTCGTGCTTGTTCTTGGTGTAGTTCTATACGACCACAACACCATCGGTATCTCCTCCGCCCAATTCCCTTTTGCTTTGCCCAACCTCTTCCTGATTCCATTCACAATGGTTTGATTGGATACCTCTGTCTGTCCGTTCGCTTGCGGGTGTGCTACCGATGTGAAATGTTGGCTTATCCCTTTGGTGGTGCACCATTCTCTGAACGGGTTCTCAGCAAACTGTAGGTCGTTATCGCTGACAAGAACTTTAGGTGTCCCAAATCTTGTCATTATGTTCTTCCATACGAATTTTATCATGTGTCTCCCTGATATGCACGCCAGTGGCTTCGCTTCAATCCATTTTGTGAAGTAGTCCATGTCCACCACCATATACTTTAGCTTTCCTGGCGCTTCTGGGAATGGACCTACTGTATCTATGCCCCAATGGTAGAATGGCCACGGGCTGGATATGTTATGAAGTGGCACCGGGGGGTTCGCTTGGACTGGGGCGTAAGACTGACACTCCCCACATTTCCTGGTCATTTCTATCGCATCTTGTTGTATCGTCGGCCAGTATACCCCCATTCGCAACGCGTTGCCCGTTAAAGCCCGTGCCCCTTCGTGTGCACCTACCTAGCTTGAGTGTGCTTCTTGTAACATCTCTCTCCCCTTGGCTTGGTCCACACACTTTAGCCATGGGGTCGTGAACCCTTTCTTGTATAATTCTCCGTTAACCATTGTGTACGAAGGCGCTTTTGTACGTATCTTCCTAGCCTCGCCATGATCGTCTGGCAACACCCCCCTCTGTAGGTATTCCCGGAACGGTGTCATCCACGTGGGCCCGGTTAGGGCTAGGGCGTTCACCTGCTTCTCGTCTATACTTCTTACACGGAGTACCTCTACTAGGACCTTCTTTGACAGGCGGTCGAAGCATGTGGATGCCAACTTACTTAAAGCATCTGCCTTCTTGTTTTCACTCCTGGGTATCTGCTTGATTGTAAACTGCCCGAATGATCCTACCAATTGTTTCACCATCTTTACATACTTTCCCATCATCTGATCTCTTACCTCGAAACTCCCATTAACCTGGTTTGCTGCTAGCCTCGAGTCGGTTAGGGCCGTTACAGCTTTTGCACCCATCTGCTTGGCTAGACGCAATCCTGCGAGCAACGCTTCGTACTCTGCTTCGTTGTTTGACGTGTGGAAATCGAAACGGAGGATTTAGGTTACCTCTTCTCCTTCCGGGCTCGTCAGGACCAGCCCCGCCCCTGAGCCTTCCCTGCTGGATGCCCTATCCGTATACAATGTCCATGAACTGTTATCAGTCGGGACCCCTTCAACTGCCCACACTTTCTCTTTGGTCGGGTCCCCTCTGTCCGGAATTTCTAGTAAGAAATCGGCTAGCGCTTGTCCCTTGATACTTGTCCTTGGGCGGTAATTTATGTCGTGCTCTCCTAGTTCGATTGCCCACTTCGCCAGCCGGCCCGACGTCTCCGGCTTACGCAGTATCTGTTTGATGGGATAATTCGTGAGCACCTCGATCTAGTGTGCTTGAAAGTACCGCCTTAGTCGTCGTGCCGCATAGATGAGCGCCAGGACCAGCCTCTCCAACGTGGGATAGTTGAGTTCCGATCCTTGCAGCGCTCTACTAACAAAGTATACTAGTCTCTGTTCCCCTTCCCTTTCTACAGTCAATACTGACGATATCGCTTCGCCTGATGTTAAGAGGTACACTTGTAACGTCTCTCCAGGGACAGCGCTGTCCAACATGGGTAATTCATGTAGCGCTTCCTTGATTCTTTGAAGCGCTTTTTCTGCTTCATTCGTCCATTGGAAATTACTCTTCTCAATGCATCCCTTCAATGTGTGCAATATCGGCATGGCCTTGTCAGCGGATTTCGAAATGAACCTGCTTAGAGCTGCAAGTTTCCCATTCAGACCTTGTGCATCCCCAAGGGAGTTCGGGGTTGGTGCCTTCATGAATTCATCGACTTTGGTCGGGCTGGGATGGATACCTTGCCTGGTGACGTAGTATCCCAGGAACTGTCCCTCTTCCACCCCAAACGTACATTTGGCTGGGTTCAGTTTCATCTTTACCGCCTCTAGGTTTCGGAAAGTCTCCTCGATATCTTGCAACATCTTGTCTTCATGTGGGCTCTTAATCACCATGTCGTCCACATATACCTCGATGTTTCTCCCGATTTGTTTAGCAAATATCGAGTCGACCAGGCGATGATATGTGGCCCCTGCATTCTTTAAGCCGAAAGGCATCTTGGTGTAGCAGAAAGTGCCATGATCCGTGTAGAAGGCTGTTTTCTCCTCATCTTCTTTACTCATCAAAATCTAATGGTACCCTTTGTATGCATCCAAAAAACACTTTAGCTTAAACCCTTGTAATGATTCCACTTTCTGATCAATCTCCGGGAGGGGGTAACAATCTTTAGGGCATGCCTTATTTAAGTCAGAAAAGTCTATGCACAGACGCCACGACCCGTCTTGCTTGCGGACCATAACTAGGTTCGTGATCCATGTCGGGAATATTGCATCTCGCACTATCCCGGCTTCTGCCAGCTTGGCCACTTCTGCATTAATTGCCCTATTACGGTCTCCTCCATGGACTCTCTTTTTCTGCTTAACCTCTTTTGCGCCTAGTTTAATTACAAGTTTATGCTCGATGACCTTCCTTTCTACCCCTACCATGTCTGTAGGAGTCCATGCGAAcacatgtttgtattgtttgagcaAGTCAACCAACGCTCTTCTTGTGTGACTTGGGAGATCGCACCCAATGCTGACTGGCTGGTCAGGGTATCTTTCATTGATCACTTCCTTCCCTTTTACGGGGTTGTGTTTGGGCCTCTTGGTCTCTTTGGTTATCTCTGTTGGCTTCATGACTGTATAGCATTGCAATTCTTTAGGTGGGGTGGCCAGCACCGTAGCCGCGCCCATTGGGGTGTCGAACTTCATGATCCCATGCATAGTTGATGGTACTGCCCCCAGCTTCAAGAGGGTTGTTCTTCCCAGAATGATATTGTGTTCCGCCGAATGCCGAATGACCACGAAGTGTATCAAGGCGGTTTTCTTTCGTTGTTTGTCGTGGCTagtaatgttttcagggggaggtGGATTGTGCCCAGCGGCCATAGGCTATGACCGGTGAATCCTACTAGCCTCCCGTTCATGGGCCGTTTTATCCTTCCAACGGTCTGGAAGGAGTCGGAAGCAATGCTCATAGATGATGTCCGCCAAACTCCCGGTGTGGACATAGACCCTATGTATAGTTACATCCCCGATGGAGGCTTGTATCACCAGCAGGTTGTCGCCCGTCCATCCTTCTGGTCGGGGGTCTTGTACAGAGAATGTGAGTGTGCGTGCTGAAATTTTGGCGGTCTCTTGCTCCCCCCGTTTTTCTTCCCTGCTTCTCTTACTTCGTATCATGAATATCTCTTTGGGCTGGATCCCCTCACGAGGTGTTCCCTTGGCGTTTTCAGCATCAAACTTGGCGCGCAAGCTTTGCGCTACTTCCACCAGATCTCCTTTAAGTTGCTTCTCTTCCATCTCTTTCTTTAATACCGAACAATTGGCAATATCGTGTGTCTTACTCTTGTGATATTCACAGTATCGGTTCTTGGGCGACTTGGCCGACTGTTGTTTCTCGGACACCATGTACACTTCTGGGCGGCTATCGCGTCTATCGTCCTTGACAAACGGTCAAAAATGCGTCGGTGGTCTTCTTTCCTGGCCATAGTgcctattccccccccccccctaaaatccATGTGACCGGGGTTGTGATGTCTGGTCGCCATGGCATTCAAGTAGGCCTGCTTGGCTGCCTCGCCGTCTTCCTGCCGCAGATACCGCTCTACCCTTTCCTTCAATTCGGCCCGTGTTAAGGGTTTTTTCCCATGAGTTTTTGCGACAAAGGGCCTGGCAAGAGCCCCCATGTAAAGGCACCAGCTATGAGCCCTTCATCATGTCCCGGTACATCCAACGTAGCATTTATGAACCTTGTGAAATATTCTCGTACAGCTTCCCCCTCTTTCTGCTTACAGTCTATGATTGAATGAGAATCTCCCTTGTACTTACGTAACTACATGAAGTTTCTTACAGCCTATGATTGAATGAGAATCTCCCTTGTACATACGTGTCGATGTGGCTATCCGAGTCGGTGGTTTCATTGTACGTTTTGACCGTTAGGAGCTTTGCTGTGTTCGGTATTATATAATCCAACAACTCTTTAACATACGAAGACGTCACACTACGAGGAAAACCATCTTGGCCTGGGACAATCGGTGCTCCCTGTTGGTATTGAGGGTTCATGCCATGCGATGGCAGTGTGAGGTAGCCAGGACTTGGTCCATAAAAGGGGTATGGCTGGAATGGCAGCTGGAGGGGATAACCGGCAGAAAAAGGGTGCACGGGGGCTACAGGATTGATCATTACCGGCTGTTGCAGGCTGCCGTTGGCGGGGTTAGTCGGTCCAGTCCATGCGTCGGCCATCGGGTAGATGAGTGGTGAGTGGTTTATCATGGTTTGCGCCAGCGGCGGTAACGAGGTCATTGAACTTTGTCCACCCATCATCTAGAATGACGATGGCATTGCAAACGACGGTGAGATGTTGAAAACGTGATTTGACGGAAGTGTTGTTGAGTGGATCGGTGGTGTCTGCTGCAGCGGCGGTGCAAAGAATGGTGGCATCTGAAGGTGTGTAAATGTAAGTGGCCCCACCAGAGTCATTCCTTGCTAAGAAAGCGGTGGTTGTGGAACGTTTCCGACGATTGTTGTAGAACTTCCTTCGCCTAAAATGGCCCTGTTAACCATTGTAGACGGTGGTGTTTCGTCCAATGCCGTCATGGGACGTATGGGACTGGTCGATCGTCCCTCACTGTCGTTGGATGCCATTGACGTTTGCTTTTGTGCTTTTCACTTGTGTTCTTCGTCTCACAAatggatggcgccaaatgatgcgaCCTTGCTCTTTCTCTATCTGCAAACTTCACTCGAACGTCTAGCTATCACTGCAAGATCACAAAGAACAGAGGCCGTCAGCCGCTTTCCGGGAGGAGCTCCCGGAAGAACGCttcgacggtcaagttagagggTGTTTTAGGGTTTGTGTGTATTCTCTCTAGAAATCCCAGAGAACTTACCTCGCAGTTCTGAGAGcacatccttttatacctagcgctcCTACCTGAGCCGTACCAGACAGGATCGCCTTTGGGGAGACAGGATcataggcgctgattggagggcCGTGCTCCTTCAACCGCTAGAGCGCTCTTATTGGCTCCGATGGTAATGCTCTGATCCTTCTGTTTCTCTCCTGACTATATCTTTtgtcttggagcaaggagcaccTCTTGGTGGGCGCGGTCCTTCCGCCTGTGCACTTCGCTCCCGGGGACGCTAGTGGGCGCTAAGCCTGCTGGGCTGAGCCAAGTTGGCGTGCCCACTTCTTGGGCTAGACGCGGTTCTGCTGTGCTGCCCTAGGCACGCCATCAGTAACACATACCACTTTTTTTCTATACATTGCTTCCGTGTTTTTATAATCTGTACAGTTGAATATAAATGCTTCCTCCTTATAAATTTACGAACCCAAACCACGACTAACTGGAAACTCTTCGACGGATGTATTTTTGAACACATTACTTTGTTTCCCTGTTTCATTTATCTTTTTGAACTACAGAAATTGAAATTTacaattaatattaataaatcaagttATACTTCATCTAATATACATTAATATGTTACTGTTTGGTCCTTGTATTTAAAGGAAATAGCCATaagaagccctattggcaagattGTAATTTTGGGTCAggaggagtacgctaagcgtactagggcacgccctagtacactgggcgtacacatatgtacgttgagcgtactcatGTCCAGAAAAAAAAAtaccctaagttttagggttttaggggtatttaagcatccttatggctCATTTATCCCCACCTTTTCAGCCTCCAAAGCCTTAGAGTCGTCCCTTGCAAAACCCTAGTCCctcatgaaacatcccaaaaatacagcccaaaaatttcgttttcaaaacCATTTGTCAAACATAAATATCATCGCCATAGTGTAAACCATAAAACATGTATCTTGAACACTCATAAAATCTGATAACATAAACGGTCTCATAACAAATATCAGAGTAAACTCCCAGGCTAATCaattgtggtgtgtgtgtgtgccatgccatcagaTCGATCCCTTCCCTTTACtagttgaagtacctgaaaccaaaactgaaactgtaagcacgaagcttagtaagctcccccaaactaccacataacatacaaagcACAAATAGCAAATAACATAACTCTGGGACACTTCCCAACTGCATCGGGACGAATCCTGACATCGGCTTACCCGGCATCAGACTCCTGCCCgacatcgggctcaccccggcaTCCGACCACATCGGGCATCAGGCTCACCCCGGCACATACtcaacataacatatatatatatatatatatatatatatatatatatatatatatatatatatatatatcataaacacaaaaCACAATCACGTAAACTGCATCGGGCTTGAcccggcatcggaccggagtccggaacatataacacataactagCATACTTTGGTCTTACCCCGAATACATAATACATGGCATAATGACTAAAATACGtcgggcttgccccggcatcgggcttaccccgaaacacatagcatataacatagtcacatatactgcatcgggcttgcccgacatcggaccgaagtgcgGAACATatgacacataacacataaacatgcatgaatcacaaagacatcaagcatatataactacttctcgggaccaccctggcatcggaccgaagtctggaaacataCAAACTATATCGGGCTAACCCCGGCATCGGGCTCACCCTGACGTACTCTACTACTtaaacgggtcggccttggtgccttagacccgttcctactggaggaaaactcaccttgtatGTCTGCCTACTGAAACTCTGAGTGCGAAATCCCTGCCTACTACTCCGGAAACTGTCCGGCTATAATTTCCATAAAAACACTAAGTCAAAAACTGATAACGAATCTTAGGGTAaagtgaccattttacccatagCTAAAGTCAACATCATGCTCAAAGTAAACATCTAGTtaacccgactcgccaagtccttaTTCTTTTATCTTCCCCCAAACTGACTCTACTTGTcgattctagcaagaactcgatgagttctccttcaacaGATATCGTGACAATCttcaactgactcgtcgagttcaccttgaactcggcgagttcaccttCATCATAAGTGCTActagtctgtgactcgccgagttgtatgaacaatacgtcgagtccatcttcatggtttgggagattgccttggactctccGAGTActaagaacgactcgccgagtcaaccagtGTGCAAAACCATtactcgatttctgatgtacaaccctcaTCCAAAAGGTATATATGGGCTCCTTAAGACGATATAACACGTAAAATTATGAATTTTACgtacacgcatgggatttttagcTCAAAGGACCCAAAAATGAGGTCTATAGGATGCATGGGGCTATCATGGccataaagcttgcatctttatgCCATGTACTCCTCCCTAGAACCTAGATCTAAGATATGAACCACTTGGGATGTCCCAACCATCAAGGACCAAGGTTTTGAGCCAAAACCCTCTTAATATGGGGACAAATAGATCTAGAGGAAGAAGACCAAGTTGTAAGCTTGATTACTAGAAAAGATGGCAAATGAGGTGTAGCTTCTGGATCTACTCCTTCTCCCTTGGGTCTTCTATCTTCCACTTCTTGCTCtagcttcaaaacacaccaagaaACACTCAAAACAACCAAGAAAGCTCAAGATCACTTATGGAAGATTAGGGTTTCGGGTGAAATTctctggaggtgatggaggctggggtgGAAGCCCCATaaaatgtttaaatagggtgcaaaccctccaatttagggtttcacccagtcaactcctactcgccgagtctgacttccgactcgccgagtaggtcactaaatccCCCGATCCGGAgccgatcctactcgacgagttgatcccccaactcgccgagtccaagagtaaaATATGGAATTTGACTTGAATTTAAATGCGTACCTGGGACCGAGTGTTACACCTCAAGTGTGTGTTTGAGGTAAAAAATGTGTTTTGGTGTACTTAAggaagaaggtgttgcatcaaggaGCATAGAAGTGAaagcaagcttgtggatcttAGATCATTACCTTCTTGAGAAGCTCTAGAAGGTAAAAATTCTTCTCATTGATGCTTTGATTGCTTGGATTTCATTTTGATAACCTTATGTTGTTCTTCTTGTCTCAAAAGTCCCATTTTTATGTATGTTTGATTTTAGACATTTTGAGTTGTCCTTCCAGACCCTAGGAAGGGTCTTaggccataaaaatgaggtccctttaGCTATTTTGGCTCCATGCATCTTataaaaggtcttaatggattaagacctcgTGTTAAGGACTTTATGGACATGTATGCCTCTGGACCTTAGATCTGAAGTCTGAGCTTAAGTGTTGAAGCCATTAATCACTCAGTGAagaatttggggttgcgagggtACACCCCGCATACCCGGTcagccaccccgatggtggtttTCTGTAAAGCTtcgtgtacgctgagcgtacacgaggagtacgccccacgtacttgtATGGATTAGCCCCTATTGAGTTAACTTAgttgggttgactcagtgggTTTATTGattttgaccagttgactttgagtttgaccaagtttgactttgagggtattttgggattttgatggaattggtcacttggtggaTGTAGGCATTGAGTAGAGAGCTGAGATTCGAATTCAGGCCTTATCAGTTGtgttgtaacgaccataaaattccaaccaaattaaacttttcaaaaacaacccgatttcattaaattattacaaaaaggtttccaatacaattaatttagagtattcccagaatcacatcacaaaacataaacatgaggagcggtacgatcacgcctttgccttgccacggtctcctgaagaacctgaaaaacattgaaccacaactgtaagcccgaaaccttagtgagatatccccaaaataccaaccacatataccatacacgcataacatgccatatcataacagaacacagaacaggcatgcacttcgggtctactgtgttactggtccgccgcatcggccaacagtccacctggtccaccctccgagtctagccacatacatcgagtctacagtgtgattggtccgcccgcaccgggccttcaatccacctggtccactctccgagtctacagtatgactggtccgcccgcactgggccttcagttggcctggtccactctccgagcctcggcacgtctggtccgccctctcggggcctacagcctatccggaccgctcgctgggccttcgggataaccggtccgccctgggtatgttggcctacagcacaaagcaggtcccgcctcaacccaaccccagcacaaagtcaacccctgactgagtctactcgccgagtcaacccgatgactcgccgagtccccatgctcagaacttccccaatccgcgactcaactcgtcgtgtcaccccgagactcgctgagtccaacaactctgagtccttcctcactcgactcatcgagtcaaaCCTTGACTCACTAATACACAGCTCACCCTAAAGAAAGATTACGACCtaacgaccagactcgccgagtccaaggctatcttcaacctactcgccgagttgttcttccaactcgccgagttccagtccatattcaagcaactcgccgagtgcctctagatctcatcccatacagaagccttccaggccatgcaattgatccaaaacgtagatctaccctcctacaacccatccatcacgtaaagtggcaaactttacgtgaatccaaagagatccaggcattttacactctagggctagggtttgagacaagatggcttcaccaaacactcaagaacagggactttaatgcactctagaccttctccattccatatctgaggtagcaacctcagatctatcctTCAAACTCAAAATACCATAAGCTAAACCTCCCACACATCCCAAAAATGAGGAATCTAGATGAAtagcagcccaagaacgagataatacctcaaaaggaagccccaacaacAAGGAAATCAgaatcttagcaaagccccttgctccaagcctcctaactctccaagatctcctccaaaatctcttctccaaggctcaaatgcactcaaatccttcacaatcgcgtttctagggttttttggacttcaagggagggtaaggaggctggggagagggtataatgtcctttatatagggctcatcctccgaaattaggtttttctccactcagcaccaactcgccgagtccagccgccaactcgccgagttggccacttaacacgcgaccaaagtcgcgaccctactcgccgagtccactcatggactcgccgagttgccctttcccaaatacacttttagcccttcaactttactcttgatattccgggatgttacatgtgttcagcttgtgaggtgatttttcctcactatactttcaggtcgaaggcaccaaggccggtccattggtttgataaccttATATTGTTGATATactgagtatggaatagatatacATGCTaattttgatatgctagtctgg includes these proteins:
- the LOC111878300 gene encoding uncharacterized protein LOC111878300, which encodes MAAGHNPPPPENITSHDKQRKKTALIHFVVIRHSAEHNIILGRTTLLKLGAVPSTMHGIMKFDTPMGAATVLATPPKELQCYTVMKPTEITKETKRPKHNPVKGKEVINERYPDQPVSIGCDLPSHTRRALVDLLKQYKHVFAWTPTDMVGVERKVIEHKLVIKLGAKEVKQKKRVHGGDRNRAINAEVAKLAEAGIVRDAIFPTWITNLVMVRKQDGSWRLCIDFSDLNKACPKDCYPLPEIDQKVESLQGFKLKCFLDAYKGYH